Sequence from the Chloroflexota bacterium genome:
GGTCTGGCCGGGGCAATCTTGGCCGCGGCCGCACACCGGGTGCCAGTCGTGATTGATGGCTTCATCTCCACCGCCGCGGCAATGATCGCCGTTAGCCTGGCACCACAGACACGCGATTACCTCATCGCCGCCCATCGTTCGCAAGAACTCGGCCACCAGATCATGTTAGAATGGCTGGGCACTACGCCGTTGCTCAACCTGGGCTTGCGCCTGGGCGAAGGCACCGGCGCGGCGCTGGCTATCTCGCTCATCGAAGCTGCCTGCAAAATTCTCGACGAAATGGCGACCTTCAGCGAAGCTGGCGTTTCCGACAAAGAGTAGAAACAAGACCTTAATAAAATGATTCCCTTCCTCGCTGCACTGCAATTTCTCACCCTCAGCCCGCCACTGGTTAAGCGTCTCTTCACCGAAAAAGAGCTTGGCCGGGCGGCTGGCTTCTATCCCCTGGTCGGCGTGCTGATCGGGGCGCTGCTTTACGGCGCAAATTACGGCCTCAGTTTCATCGCTTCCGATATGCTGCGCGCTGCCCTGCTGCTGGCCTTGTGGGTCACTCTCACGGGCGCGCTGCATTTGGATGGCCTGCTGGATGCCTTTGACGGCCTGCTTGGCGGATGGACGCCGGAGAAGCGCCTGGAGATTATGCGCGACGAGCGAGTAGGAGCCTTCGGACTCAGCGCGGGCGTGATTCTGCTCCTGATGAAATATGCCGCCCTGAGCGGATTCAGCCAATCAACCCCGGCGCTGATCCTGATCCCCGCGGCGAGTCGCTGGGCAATGACGCTGGCCGTCTACGCCTTCCCCTACGCCCGCCCTGAAGGGCTGGGCAGCGCTGTCAAAAAGCACACCACTCTGCGCGAAATCATCATCGCCACGCTAACCGTTCTCCCCATTGCGTGGTTCTGTGCGGGCTGGATGGGCATGATCACCCTCGGGGGTACAATCCTGCTCCTTTGGGCTGTCACCAGCTTCGTGCTGGCCCGCATCCCCGGCTTGACGGGTGACATCTACGGCACCATCAACGAGTTGGCAGAGTTGGCATTGGTAGTCGTCTTTGCTACACTTTCGTAACCGAAGACGGATGACGGGAGACGGAGCCATTGGTCTTCAATCCCCCATCATTCATTTCTGAAAGGAAACCTTCCCCATGCTCGAATTTGGCGACAAAGCCCCACAATTTTCCTTGCCCAATCAAGACGATGAAATAATATCCCTGAGCAACTTCGCCGGACAATGGCTGGTACTTTATTTCTACCCCAAAGATGACACTCCCGGCTGCACCAAAGAAGCTTGCGACTTCAGCGACGCTCTGGATGATTTCGCCGGGCTGAACGCGGTAGTGATCGGGGTGAGTGTAGACAATACGCTGTCGCATCGGGCATTCATTGGCAAATACAATCTGGGCATCAACTTGCTCAGTAACCCGGAGAAAACAGTCCATAGAGCCTACGGAGCCTGGGGCCTGAAGAAAAATTACGGCAAAGAATATGAAGGCACCATCCGCTCGACGTTCATCATCTCGCCCGAAGGTGAGATTGCCGCAGTTTGGCGAGGCGTGCGCGTGCGCTCCAAAACCAAAAACGGCGAAAGCAAACACGCCGACAAAGTGCGCGAGAAATTAGAAAAACTGCAAGCAGAAAACTAACCACAAAGACACGAAGACCCAAAGAAATTCGGTAGTGGTCTTTGTGACTTTGTGGTAAATATTTTCTAAGCTTATTATGAAGTTCATCCTCACCCGCCACGGCGAAACCGATTGGAATATTGCCCACCGCTTTCAGGGGCAAAGCGACGTACCGCTCAATGCCCGCGGCCGCGAGCAGGCCAGACAGTTGGCCACACATCTGGCTACGGAGAAATTCGATGCCATCTACACCAGCGACCTGAGCCGCGCCCGGGATACTGCCAAAGCCATCGCCACGCACCACGATTGCCTGCTAATCGCCGAGCCGCGCTTGCGTGAGGGCAATTTTGGCGAGTGGGAAGGCTGCACCTTCCCTGAACTCGAAAAGCTCGACCCCGAACGGGTCAAAGCCTGGATGGAAGATGTCGGGCATTTCACTCCACCGGTCGGCGAAACCTTGCATGAATTAGCTGAGCGCGTTGCCGCTGCTTATGCAGACATCGCCGCAAAACACACCAACGACGAAATTATCCTCATCGTCGCCCACGGCGGCTCTATGCAAATGCTCATCCGGCACTTGCTCAACCTGCCGATCACCAAATTCTGGCAATTCCATCTCTCGCATTGCTCCATCACCAAAATCGCCGTGTATCCCGAAGGCGCGATACTCAATCTGTTCAACGATACCTGCCATTTGAGTTGAAAGTTGAAGGTTGAAAATTCACACTCAACTTTCAACCTTCAACTTGTAACCTTAAACCGAAAGCAAACCATGCCTGCAAAAACCCTCACCATCCTCGGAACATCCTCCTCAGCCGGAAAAAGCCTGCTCGTCACGGCGTTGTGTCACAGCTACGCCCGTCGCGGCGTCAAGGTTGCTCCTTTCAAAGCGCAGAATATGTCGAATAATGCCGCCGTGTGTCCTGATGGCAGCGAGATCGGACGCGCCCAGGCCGTCCAGGCCGCCGCCGCCGGTCTGGAACCGCACGTAGACATGAACCCGATCCTGATCAAGCCCGAGGCCGACTCTCGCTCGCAGGTCGTGGTCAATGGCCGCCCGTGGCAAACGCTCGACGCTCGCAACTACTACCCCACTCGCGCTTATCTCTGGCAGCAAGTCACCGAGGCGATGGATCGTTTACGCGCCGAGCACGATCTCATCATTGTCGAGGGTGCGGGCAGCCCGGCTGAACTCAATCTCAAAGCCAACGACATCGTCAACATGGCCGTGGCAAACTACACCCAATCGCCCGTGCTGCTCGTCGGCGATATTGACCGCGGCGGCATTTTCGCTCAATTACTCGGTACCTATTGGCTGCTGCCGCCCGAAGAGCAAGAATTGCTCAAAGGATTTATTGTTAATAAATTCCGTGGCGACATCACTCTGTTCGAAGATGGAATTCAGATCATCGAAGAGCGCAGCGACGTACCTGTTGTGGGGGTGGTTCCCTACCTTCATGATCTGTTTATCCCCGAAGAGGATGCCGTGGCCCTCGAGAACCTGACCCCGGTGCGGACGCGTGGCGACGAAGGGATTGACATCGCCGTGATTCACTTGCCGCGCATCGCCAACTTCGACGATTTTGACCCCCTGCTGGCCGAGCCCGGCGTGCGCTTGCGCTACGTGCATTCGCTCGAGCAGCTAGGCCAGGCCGATGCCATCATCATCCCCGGTACCAAAAGTACCGTCAACGACCTGGAATTTCTACGCCAGCGCGGGCTGGACAAAGCCATCCAACAGCACGCCGAAGGCGGCGGCGCGGTGATTGGCATTTGCGGCGGCTACCAGATGCTAGGGCAAGCTATCCATGACCCGGAGTACATTGAATCGCGCCAGCTGCACAGCGCCGGGCTGGGACTTCTGCCCATTGAAACCACCTTTGCCGGAGAAAAAGCCACCTATCGCGCCCGGGCAAAAATAGCTAACGCGAGTAAGTCTAATTGGCTATACACAGTTCGGGGGCAAGAAATTGAGGGGTACGAAATCCACATGGGACGCACCTCAGGCGAGAGTCACTGGCTGACAGTCACACAGCGCAATGAACAGGCTGTGCAGGTCGGGGATGGCGCGTTGAGCGCGGAAGGCCGCGTGTGGGGCTGCTACATCCACGGGCTGTTCGGGAACAAGAATCTGCGCCGGGCCTGGCTGACCAGCCTCGGGTGGAACCCGCCCGCCGGTTCTTCTCTCCAGAATGATCCCTTCGCGGCCTCATTGACCTATCTGACGGACACGGTAGAATCCGTGCTGGATATGGCGTATGTGGAAAAAATAATGCAGAATGCAGATTGGTGAATGCAGAACAAATAATTCTGCATTCTGCACTCATCATTCATCATTGGTATCTTATGGGAAAACTGACACTCATCATTGGCGGAGCGCGCAGCGGCAAATCAACCTATGCTGAAAAACTGGCCGCGGCGCGCGGGGCTGAAATTTTGTATATCGCCACAGCGCAAGCGCTTGACCCGGAGATGGCCGACCGCATTAAGAAGCACCGCCAGCAACGGCCCGCTAGCTGGCACACGCTAGAGATTCCTCACGGGGTTGCGAACGCGTTGCGAGAAAATGGGTACGATGCTGATCTTGTTTTGCTCGACTGTCTGACGATGCTGGTCAGCAACTTGGTGCTGACGGCCACCGATGAAGAATTCGAACCCGACGAAGCGCGCTCCGCCGAGATTGTGGATACTGAAATCGAAGCGCTGCTCAATACCATTCAGGCCAGCCGCGCCGATTGGATTATGGTCACGAATGAAGTCGGTATGGGGTTGGTGCCACCCTACCCCCTGGGGCGCGTCTACCGCGATCTACTGGGCTGGGCCAACCGCAAAGTTGCCGCGGCGGCCGATGAGGTGTATCTTTTGATTTCCGGGATGGTATTACCGCTGCATCAATTGGCCGTTTCGGCACAAGCTCCTGTTTGAAACAGCCCAAATGTATCGGACAGGGAGGGGCATAGATACGTATAGATGATCTGCGCGACACGTTGCGCTCCGGCGGGCGTGAAATGCAGCATGTCGTAATAGTAATTTGAGTCTTTTTGCAGTTCATCAGCCAAGTCAATCACCAGGACATCGTTGGCTACTCCGACTTGCCTAGTCACGTCGTTATACAGTTCCAGGATTTCCCACTGGGTTTCACCATCCAAATCTTTCACCGCGATGCGCCCCCAATCGATGCCAGTTTCGGGATCAACACCATTGCCATAGAGCGCAGGTTGGGTAATCAAGACCGGCTTGATGCCGTTTTCTCTGGCGAGGGCAATTAATTGCTCCAGGCGACTCTGATACGGGCTGAGATACTGCTGACGATGCATCTGGAGCGCGGCTTCTTTGGCTTGCTCTGATATCTCAAGCGCCGGGAGATTCACCGTGTCCAGGCTGCCATGCCCAATATCTTGCTGACGGGTGATGACAAAACGGGCCAAATTATATAACAGTGCGGCTACTTCACTATGCCCTGAGGCTGACTTCAACAATCCAGGGAGCGTGTTGGTATTTTTCTCGATGCCACGGTCGTAAGCTCCAGCATCCCCCAGCCCCATATCGTTTGCCCCCACAAGGAACAGGATCACCTTCGGTTGCAGTTGAATCAGATAATCTTCCATCAACACGATATGCCCGTAGGTGGAATGACCGTCGAGACCAGCGTTGTTAATCCACAACGGCGAAAAATTATCTTCCAGCAACAGCCCAAGGCCATCCGTCCAGGTCTGTCCCTCCGAGAGGTAAAAACAC
This genomic interval carries:
- the cobS gene encoding adenosylcobinamide-GDP ribazoletransferase, encoding MIPFLAALQFLTLSPPLVKRLFTEKELGRAAGFYPLVGVLIGALLYGANYGLSFIASDMLRAALLLALWVTLTGALHLDGLLDAFDGLLGGWTPEKRLEIMRDERVGAFGLSAGVILLLMKYAALSGFSQSTPALILIPAASRWAMTLAVYAFPYARPEGLGSAVKKHTTLREIIIATLTVLPIAWFCAGWMGMITLGGTILLLWAVTSFVLARIPGLTGDIYGTINELAELALVVVFATLS
- a CDS encoding peroxiredoxin encodes the protein MLEFGDKAPQFSLPNQDDEIISLSNFAGQWLVLYFYPKDDTPGCTKEACDFSDALDDFAGLNAVVIGVSVDNTLSHRAFIGKYNLGINLLSNPEKTVHRAYGAWGLKKNYGKEYEGTIRSTFIISPEGEIAAVWRGVRVRSKTKNGESKHADKVREKLEKLQAEN
- the cobC gene encoding alpha-ribazole phosphatase, with the translated sequence MKFILTRHGETDWNIAHRFQGQSDVPLNARGREQARQLATHLATEKFDAIYTSDLSRARDTAKAIATHHDCLLIAEPRLREGNFGEWEGCTFPELEKLDPERVKAWMEDVGHFTPPVGETLHELAERVAAAYADIAAKHTNDEIILIVAHGGSMQMLIRHLLNLPITKFWQFHLSHCSITKIAVYPEGAILNLFNDTCHLS
- a CDS encoding cobyric acid synthase; this encodes MPAKTLTILGTSSSAGKSLLVTALCHSYARRGVKVAPFKAQNMSNNAAVCPDGSEIGRAQAVQAAAAGLEPHVDMNPILIKPEADSRSQVVVNGRPWQTLDARNYYPTRAYLWQQVTEAMDRLRAEHDLIIVEGAGSPAELNLKANDIVNMAVANYTQSPVLLVGDIDRGGIFAQLLGTYWLLPPEEQELLKGFIVNKFRGDITLFEDGIQIIEERSDVPVVGVVPYLHDLFIPEEDAVALENLTPVRTRGDEGIDIAVIHLPRIANFDDFDPLLAEPGVRLRYVHSLEQLGQADAIIIPGTKSTVNDLEFLRQRGLDKAIQQHAEGGGAVIGICGGYQMLGQAIHDPEYIESRQLHSAGLGLLPIETTFAGEKATYRARAKIANASKSNWLYTVRGQEIEGYEIHMGRTSGESHWLTVTQRNEQAVQVGDGALSAEGRVWGCYIHGLFGNKNLRRAWLTSLGWNPPAGSSLQNDPFAASLTYLTDTVESVLDMAYVEKIMQNADW
- the cobU gene encoding bifunctional adenosylcobinamide kinase/adenosylcobinamide-phosphate guanylyltransferase, with protein sequence MGKLTLIIGGARSGKSTYAEKLAAARGAEILYIATAQALDPEMADRIKKHRQQRPASWHTLEIPHGVANALRENGYDADLVLLDCLTMLVSNLVLTATDEEFEPDEARSAEIVDTEIEALLNTIQASRADWIMVTNEVGMGLVPPYPLGRVYRDLLGWANRKVAAAADEVYLLISGMVLPLHQLAVSAQAPV
- a CDS encoding SGNH/GDSL hydrolase family protein, whose translation is MKKSISEFAKNFLLMVAGLCFALIMLEVFLRVLGNPFGFRIKGDQIVLPAHQKYEIHNTTVAQLDELIIHEKNSLGFRGAEPPTDFDANLTLVTVGGSTTECFYLSEGQTWTDGLGLLLEDNFSPLWINNAGLDGHSTYGHIVLMEDYLIQLQPKVILFLVGANDMGLGDAGAYDRGIEKNTNTLPGLLKSASGHSEVAALLYNLARFVITRQQDIGHGSLDTVNLPALEISEQAKEAALQMHRQQYLSPYQSRLEQLIALARENGIKPVLITQPALYGNGVDPETGIDWGRIAVKDLDGETQWEILELYNDVTRQVGVANDVLVIDLADELQKDSNYYYDMLHFTPAGAQRVAQIIYTYLCPSLSDTFGLFQTGACAETAN